The following are from one region of the Chengkuizengella sediminis genome:
- a CDS encoding helix-turn-helix domain-containing protein has protein sequence MLVNKAYKFRIYPTKKQEILIHKTMGCSRFVFNRFLGLWNDTYKETGKGLS, from the coding sequence ATGTTAGTCAATAAAGCCTATAAATTTCGCATATATCCTACAAAGAAACAAGAAATCCTAATCCATAAAACGATGGGTTGCAGTCGTTTTGTGTTTAATCGTTTCTTAGGTTTGTGGAATGATACATATAAAGAAACGGGAAAAGGCTTATCGT